The Eschrichtius robustus isolate mEscRob2 chromosome 5, mEscRob2.pri, whole genome shotgun sequence DNA window GATATATGTAAAATTACGACAATGTGCTTGAGCCATACatttaaaaagtgtcaaaagtaCTTGCCAATTAAGATCAATCTGAAAGAGTACCCctgaaattaataatataaatcaGTGACAAAATATGATGTAACTTATACAAATTCAATTCACACAATATCATGGCTCTATTGCATAACAGGACATATACTATTATGGTGTGATTATACCTACACATCATAAAATACTATTAACATTTCCCAGGTGGCAAAAAGTAGGTGAAAAATAGACTAAatgagggacatccctggtggtccagtagttaagaatccgccttctaatgcaggggatgcaggttccatccctggtctgggaactaagatcccacttgcaacggggcaactaagcccacgtgctgcaactactgagctcacacgctctatggcctgcaagccacaattagagagacacccacactgcaatgaaagatcccgcatgccacaactaagacccgatgcagccaaattaattaattaattaattttttaaaaaagactaaatgAACAGTTAAATTAAGATTCGATGAGTATTGGCACTACTTAGATgctaattatctttttttatttggaaaaaaaatccaacaattcATCCATTATGAATTATGTATTTTCTCAAGGATACGTTACTATGAACACAGAGTTCTGTAATAACCAGCACTTTTAATAGCTTTTTTCCCAACTTAAACTGCGTCTGCTTTGATTGCCTACATCTTGGCTCCCTTCCACACTACAGAGTATAGTTCCAGCTCAGATCCTATATGGAGAACACCATGACAGTTTTGAAACAGTCCTCTGATCCTTCTAGCAATGTAAAAGGTATGGTACTCAGAGTACAATTTATAGAGAAATCTGACAGCATTTTCAAtaagcaaacttttaaaaaaattttccccattgaaaaacaaacaaaaaaacctgggaAAGAGACTTTCAGAGCAACgcctacagggacttccctggcagtccagtagttaagactccatgcttccaatgcagggggcatgggttcgatccctggtcggggaactaagatcccacatgctgtttgacgtggacaaaaaaaaaaaaagaacaatgcctACAACTTCTTCAACTTCTTGTCTGGACAAATTGTAACATACACAAATAGCtttcaaaataacttttattactatataaaaacaagtcaagaaaaaatagatgcatttttttctacaaattataaaatagtcaggctatttaatatttttccataaaTGTGTTGAGATAAAAAGGCAAATTTAAACATAGAAATCTTTTCCACTTAAAGTTTTCAGGTACCTTGTAGGGGATAAAGAATAGTTTTTCTTCTATACTTTCCTATGTGTAGCTCTAAGACATAGCAGTTACAGCTTTCTGTCAGAGTTATCTAAAAAAGGACATACAAAGATAAAAATTCCATCATGTTGCAATAAAATTAGCAAAAAACTTTACTTTGGGCTTTCAGATTTGGCAGTTGTAGTCAACCGGTATTGCACTGGAATTTCCAACTCAGCAGGGAAAAGAGCCTAATTAAAAACAAGGCATCCTCTTAATTTTTGTCCTTTAGAaaagcagtccccaacctttttggcaccagggaccgattttgtggaagacaatttttacaTGGAAGTGGGGGGGCGGGTGGTGAtgattcaggcggtaatgcgagagATGGGGAGCaacggggagcggcagatgacaCTTGCTCGCTCactcgcctgccgctcacctcctgctgtgcagcccggttcctaacaggctgtggacaGGTACTGGTCctcggcccaggggttggggacccctgctttagaaaacagaaaccactTGTCAGTATTCCTTAAAAAGTGCAATTACCTTCTTTGTCATTTGATCATAAGCTCTGAGATGCTCTTTCCAACCCACACAGCTTAAATGAAACCacgagaggaaagggaagaaggtgCTTTGGAGGGCACCTTTGGATTCAGTTTGACACAAGGAGCACAGGAAGCTGTACACTTTTGATATCATTAATTCAAAAAGTATATTCATCTGAGTTTCTCAATAAACCCTTTGAGACAAAAGGCTTTAGTGTTGATTTAGATGAATGTTAAAATAAAgcgttttttttctgaaattagaTTATGAGGTAAGCCAAGCCATACTATCTCTGCAGGTGATATAAGCTATAATTATTTGGGAAGATTTCAATCACTGTTTTAGAACTGATACCTAAGGCTTCCTTCTCCCGTGTTCTTTTTGTGGGCTTTTTAATGAGATATTCTGGGGGGAGATGCTTTAGGCAGGACATACCAGCTTTTGAAAGATAAAGGTACAATTATTATTAGAATAAAAAGCCCATTAAAAGAAGAGTCTCAAACAGAAAGGTTTTCTAGATATATTTGACTATGCATTGTTTTCATAAAggttgagaaagaaagaaaagaagttccTGTAATATCTGTAAGATTACCCTCACATTAGCCCACAAGAGGGATAAAATAAAGGGCTGAGATGAGGGGTGTTCAGATACTTCTCAATGGAGCAAAATAGTCTAGTGCCAAATCCATAATTAACTTTTAACTAATAACCTCTTTCTTGGCCTATATGAAATGGAATGGCAGCTTCAATCCTTGGGGCCGTCACTATTCCCTTCCCCCTAAAAAGCCCTGGAATTTTGTGCACCTCTACGTAATGAAATATCCATTCACcaaaatatgtttgtgtgtgaCAATGCAATTATTCCTTCCACTTAGCACCCTAATTGTAGCATGCTCTACTTATACTGAATGTATGtgtctactacgtgccaggcatcgGGCTGGGCACTAGGGATTCTTATGACACTATTGccaattttggaaatagaattaaGTAAGAAAACAGTGTTTTGGTGAGGGACTCTTGAATGGATATTGTGAAGCTTCAGGGATGTGACGGAGTACAGCTTGTACTCAGTCTATGGAAGTAATTACCAGTTACCCTAAAAGGAAATTCACTAAGCACCAAAAATGTTAAGTTTATTTGGTGTAAACTGTATGGTTTAAAATTGCAGGGAAACCAAAAATCAACCCCAAATGAAAAGCAACATTTCAGCATAGGCGCCACTCTAGGTTTTAATTTAAGTCAGCCCAGAGCCTAGACAGAGGTCTCATGCATGAAAATTGTCATCTCTGAGTCTTAATTCATTACTGAGAACCAAAGCACAAGATGTCCCCTAAACTTCCACCCAAATCAGGAGGGACCCTAGCTTTTGCCCCGGGGAAGGGCAGACCATGAAGTCCATATCTCCTATCTCCAAACCCAAAGCTGTTCAGCAGCGATGTTCTTGCCTAAACCTTTCTTTGTTACCAAGACAGTTTTAAGATCAAAGGGGCATCAAGGTAAGCCATGGCTTGTTGGCCATGGCAGGGTGCCCATGATGAATTTCCAGGTAAGGGTAGGCCTTTTTCCTTGGTTATTTGGGAAATCTGCCTTGGAAACAGAGCCAGAAGGTAAATTTTAACAACTCTACTGCATTCCACCAAATGAGGTTTATCCAGGGGTGGGTCAAAACAGGTATAAGTTAGCATATAACAGAAAAAACAGCATAGTGAGGTGGTTAGGATCATGGACTGACCTGAGGTGCCAAACTGCCAGGTTTTGAATCTCAGTTTCAccacttatgagctgtgtgaccttgggcaagttactaacctctccaagcctcagatctctcatctgtaaaatggagcttttAATGGTGCCTACCGCAAAAGTTTTGTCTGGGGATTGAATTAGCTAAgatttataaagtgcttagaatagtgtctgACACTTAGTAAGttccatgtttaaaaaaaccAGAAACTTGGGGAAAAGTGCTCTTTAAAGTTTGTGGAGTAGTTTATACTGCTTAAGTATTCAGGCATATTCTCATCCTAATTAAGTTTAGAATCTGGATCATAAAGTATACCAAACCCAAGGAAGCCTTGGGATTAAGTCAGTTTCGGAAAAACTTCCAGGTCCGACCAGGCAAGATCTTCAGCTACCTACAGCTCCATCACTGCTCCAAAATGCCCTAATATAAACCTTGGTCTCCAGGGCCAATCTAAGGATAAAACAGCTGGGGAGGGAGCAAAGGGTAGGCACAGGGAAAAGGGAACCAGTTACTTTCCTAAATTTTTTTCTGTGCTCTAGTCATGACATCTGTGTAGCATTAACCTTGTCCCACATATTCATGATCTGATTCCAAAACTTTACAACTGGTCTCCCAGAATTAACAGAAAATGACTGCATGACAAGAGGCCAGGGAAGCTGCCAGTTTATCAAATTTACCAACCGATAGATACATTTTGATCATTTGTTCtatgcaaggcactgtgctaaatgctttggTCCTCAACAAGAACAAGGTAATATAACCACAATTTACACCTGCTGTTATTTACATTGATCATCTCCCTTCCAATTCAGGTAAGTTCACAGGCCTCAATCAATACAAACGTTTTCAAGAAATCCTACTTTATGATTGGAATAAATATTGACTCTGTGGAGCTCAATCATCTTATGGCTAAATAAGAGAAGCTAAACTATAGAACTAATTGAAGTTATATGGCTACATCTCTACCCCATTTTACATGGTGGATCTCTGTCCAGCCTCATCAAGGGTGATGTTTCTTTTCCTTGCTGCTGCTTCACTGTTTAACTCTGAATCTGATTTGTCCATATTGCCAAAGTTCATTGCCATGGAACCTTCCATTCCCTCTGGAGCGCCTCCGTTTGGCTGAAGAAGGACAGAATTTGGTTCTTTAGGACGTTTCCATTGTGGTCTGGTGACTATCCAAAAAATGAGAGCCCCAAACACCAGAATCAGAAGGCCGAGGGTATTTGTGAAAACAccttctggtgggaatgtactGTATGCAGGATTTTTCCTACAAAAAAGGAGACAGTGTGTCCAATTACAAATAGGGTgatacaccaaggggggaaagctgcgggggggcgggtgggatgaattgggagattgggattgacatatatacactaatatgtataaaataggtaactaataagaaactgctgtataaaaaaataaagttaaattttaaaaaattagggtgATACAGCAACATGCCAAACAGTCTTGAATTTATCTGCTCAAAATGCACACTGGTACAGCTTCAATGTAAATTCCCTTAAAGCTTgacattaagaataaatttaagatATGCTATAATTCACTCAATGGATTAGTATGAAATTGTTAAAAGTCATAAGTATGAAAATAATATAGCATCTAAAACACCTgtataacttaaaatttaaaaagtgatacaaaaaTGTAGGTATATCATAATTACAGTTAATATAAAAACATACACATCAAAACGATTGAAAGGGCATGCATAACTTCAATAGCTGTTTTGTAATAGTACAATTTGTTGGACTGTTTGGTTTTTCTTCCAAGCATTATTAATGTTATATCACAtgtataatacattttttaaaataaatatttaaattttttattttcaacatttaaaaaattttgttacatttatattatatttgtcCAATGAACAAGTATTTAACATTTTGTAGCTTAAGAATTGCAATTAGGAAAACTATGCAACTTACAGGGCAAAAATCAGTTTCTCCGTCACTCCCATAAGTACTGTTGCAATCACTGTTCCAAAGATGAGAAGTCCAGAATAAACATGTATGGGCATGAGAAGTGCTCGGAGAGAAAGTGGAGCCCAAGGaagcagaaagacaaaaaaacctAGGAGAAGCTAAACATCAAAAAGTACAAAAGTTATCAATTAATTGTAAGttttaactaattttaaaattattatagaaGCAATAtgtacaaaatgagaaaacatttcATATAGAACCAAGagcataaaatgaaaagtttccCCATTCCAGTTCCACTCACTCTCTCGAGTATCCTTCCAGAAAATTTCTATGACTAaacaagcgtgtgtgtgtgtgtgtgcacatgtgtgtttaAAGAGaaagtcagacatagaaaacaaacttatggttaccaaagggatgaattaggaggttgggattaaaatatacacactactgtataaacagcacagataaacaacaaggacctactatatagcacagggaactatactcaataccttgtaataacctataatggaaaagaatctaaaaaagaatatacatatgtgtgtgtatgtgtatatatatagtgtgtgtgtatatatacatacatatatatatatataaaactgaatcaccttgctgtatacctgaaactaacacattgtaaatcaactatatttcaataaaatttttaaaaaaagagtgagagagagggacAGTTTTTTAAAGTACAAGTGGGATTTTACTATACATATTTGTTCTGCATATTGCTTTTTTCCCTGAATAGTGTATCTTGGAGATCTTTTCATATCAATGCATGTatctagtttattctttttaatggctgacatTCTAAGACTGTAACAAATTATTCAGTTCCCTATTAATGGACatttctgtttctagttttttgctATCATTAACAAGGCTACAGTGAACATTCTGAtacttacttatttgtttttttatcaaTTTCCTTAAGGTTGCCAAGTAGGAAGGGAAGTAAAAGATTTTTAAGTCACTCAATCCAAATACAATAGAACACATTTATTCAGTTCAACCTAAAAAACTATGTGGAAAAAACCTGGCAATTTTGTTTTATGAGGAAGAAATGAGTTCTGCAGAAAATTCTCTCTATTTCCTTGATAATTAAATCCCTAGTGGGATACTTCTCTGCAGAGAAGACAACAAGATTATTACGTAAACTAAAGTCTGTTAATGCtttcacagttttgttttgttgcccCAGACCCCTGCCCATTAAGTAATCTCTTCTCCTCCAGAAAATAAAGATGACTCAGTGACCACTGAGTTACTGCGTTTAAAGGGACTTTTTTTTCCGGTGTCTCTTTGGTACCTACCACTCTAACAAAACAACTATGAGAATGAGGAGAAACACTAGCATCACTGTTCATTTTTCCTGATTGATAACAAAGGACTAACGGGGGACAGAGAGGAATGAAGGCAGAAGGGGTGTGATGCCCTAAAACACATTTAGAATCAGATTAAAGGCAACAGTAATGAATGGAAAGTAACTGAAAATGCATGCAATAGGCTGGTTTGCATATTTTATTGTCCATTAATACCACAAATGCCTGAGTATATTAGAAATGGTTCAGAGAGTCCCCCTTGGTGGCTCAGTGTTCCTAATTCTCCTTCAGTGATCTTTAGTGATTCTTTTAGTATCAAAGGGTAAGCATCCTGATGTACAGGTTGTGCTTTCTATACAAAAATGGGGCTCAGGTGAGTGACTGTCAAGGATTTAGCACAAATACATTTCTATGAGTAAGTCACCATATCTTTTCTGTGACTTAcccatgtaaatatatatttttttccatagtcCTGTTATCCTGCCTCTTCTATTCCTAAGATTCttattgttttgaatgatttttacTGTTATATTTCTTTCAGGATTTATCATGTGTGTCTCTTGTAATCCCATAAAGCTTAATATCTAAGTAGATGGGACACCAGAAATTTGCGTACAGGACCCCAAGACGATTTAACTCTCCTAAATCTTACTTTCcccatgaaaacatttttttttcaacaacagaaaattacttttaaaaggaaaggaaaaaattacaGAACACTTAACTTTGATTAAAAGTGTTCCAAATTATGCAAATGTATAATAAcgtataaaaagttaaaatttatattaatcattctttatttccttttaaccATCTTAGCCTTACTATCTTACAAGTAATATGGCAACTTAAATCCTAGTGGACTGAATATTACAAAATCCTTAAGTCCCTTTAAGTCAGTGTTTCTTGAAATGTTGTTCATAGAAGACCTGTATCAGAAACTCTTAAGGTGTTTATTTACAGAGATCCCTGTGCCACATCCAAATCtgctaaatcagaatttctggaagTAGGGtttaggaatctgcattttgatgGAATGCCAGGGTGATTCTTACTACATGTTGCAGTCTGAAGACCACTGCTTTTGATTCGCTCAAATTATTTCAGAGATATGGGTTAGACTGTTACCTTCAGTCTACAAACACTTACTAAGTGCAAACGAAGTGCTCCAGAGTTTAGGAACCATCACCTACAGAAAACTGTTCTTCACCACTATGGAGTTCTTAGGAGAgctaaagaaaagtaaaatctcatttaaaaagttattatttagATATGAA harbors:
- the CYBRD1 gene encoding plasma membrane ascorbate-dependent reductase CYBRD1 isoform X3; this encodes MAMEGYRGFLGLLVSALLVGFLSVIFTLIWVLHYREGLGWDGTALEFNWHPVLVVTGFVFIQGIASPRFFCLSASLGSTFSPSTSHAHTCLFWTSHLWNSDCNSTYGSDGETDFCPEKSCIQYIPTRRCFHKYPRPSDSGVWGSHFLDSHQTTMETS
- the CYBRD1 gene encoding plasma membrane ascorbate-dependent reductase CYBRD1 isoform X1 gives rise to the protein MAMEGYRGFLGLLVSALLVGFLSVIFTLIWVLHYREGLGWDGTALEFNWHPVLVVTGFVFIQGIAIIVYRLPWTWKCSKLLMKSIHAGLNAVAAILAIISLVAVFDFHNARNIPNMYSLHSWVGLTAVILYILQLLLGFFVFLLPWAPLSLRALLMPIHVYSGLLIFGTVIATVLMGVTEKLIFALKNPAYSTFPPEGVFTNTLGLLILVFGALIFWIVTRPQWKRPKEPNSVLLQPNGGAPEGMEGSMAMNFGNMDKSDSELNSEAAARKRNITLDEAGQRSTM
- the CYBRD1 gene encoding plasma membrane ascorbate-dependent reductase CYBRD1 isoform X2, producing the protein MRERGAARQPTRPRKSPPVDRACAITGAEASLAIIVYRLPWTWKCSKLLMKSIHAGLNAVAAILAIISLVAVFDFHNARNIPNMYSLHSWVGLTAVILYILQLLLGFFVFLLPWAPLSLRALLMPIHVYSGLLIFGTVIATVLMGVTEKLIFALKNPAYSTFPPEGVFTNTLGLLILVFGALIFWIVTRPQWKRPKEPNSVLLQPNGGAPEGMEGSMAMNFGNMDKSDSELNSEAAARKRNITLDEAGQRSTM